A genome region from Carassius carassius chromosome 23, fCarCar2.1, whole genome shotgun sequence includes the following:
- the esrrd gene encoding estrogen-related receptor gamma, with the protein MDLKEFCLSENLQFLNQHNLLDASASDEPPSPTDAPLKAAPLSPSLGLDSSATPFSPGSASDSSGYSVFSGNPSLNPDSPVSSSSISSSSAVALFQPVGHTESLLSCDYIAALNPGPKRLCLVCGDFASGYHYGVASCEACKAFFKRTIQGNIEYNCPVVNDCEITKRRRKSCQACRFQKCLRAGMMREGVRMDRVRGGRQKYKRRVDSALSLFTKTPYAHPNKPIRNKVISQLLVCEPAPLRAAPDPATPDSDLKTLLTLCDLLNRELLVMIGWAKHIPGFSGLSLVDQMALLQSGWMETLVLNVVWRSQGSADELQFAENLRLNESQSRAAGLHDLYTALRHLTSKYQQMSLSQEELLTLKAMALANSDAENVEGAEAVQRFQDGLHEALQDYESSQRPSESHRAGRLLMTLPLLRQTALRAVRCFSRLHRDGRVPMHKLFLEMLDATI; encoded by the exons ATGGACCTCAAGGAGTTTTGCCTGAGTGAGAACTTACAGTTTCTAAACCAGCACAA TCTTTTGGATGCGTCCGCCTCTGATGAGCCTCCGTCCCCGACCGATGCTCCGCTCAAAGCCGCCCCGCTGAGCCCCTCGCTCGGCCTGGACAGCAGCGCGACCCCCTTCAGCCCCGGCAGCGCGTCGGACAGCAGCGGCTACAGCGTCTTCTCCGGGAACCCGTCTCTGAACCCGGACTCCCCCGTCAGCTCCAGCTCCATCTCCAGCAGCAGCGCTGTGGCTCTCTTCCAGCCCGTCGGTCACACAGAGTCCCTGCTCAGCTGCGACTACATCGCGGCTCTGAACCCGGGACCGAAGCGCCTGTGCCTGGTGTGCGGAGACTTCGCGTCCGGGTATCACTACGGCGTCGCGTCGTGTGAGGCGTGCAAGGCCTTCTTCAAAAGAACCATTCAAG GAAACATCGAGTACAACTGTCCGGTGGTGAACGACTGTGAGATCACTAAGAGACGGAGGAAATCATGCCAAGCGTGTCGTTTCCAGAAGTGCCTGCGCGCCGGGATGATGAGAGAGG gtgtgcgTATGGACCGCGTGAGAGGAGGCCGACAGAAGTACAAGCGCAGAGTGGATTCAGCGCTCTCTCTCTTCACCAAAACACCTTACGCTCACCCCAACAAACCCATCC GAAACAAAGTGATCTCTCAGCTCCTCGTATGTGAACCAGCTCCTCTGAGAGCCGCCCCTGACCCCGCGACCCCTGACAGTGACCTTAAAACCCTGCTGACCTTATGTGACCTGCTGAACAGGGAGCTGCTGGTCATGATCGGCTGGGCCAAACACATTCCAG GTTTCTCCGGCCTCTCGCTGGTGGATCAGATGGCGCTGCTCCAGAGCGGCTGGATGGAGACGCTGGTGCTGAACGTGGTTTGGAGATCTCAGGGTTCGGCTGACGAGCTTCAGTTTGCAGAGAACCTGCGACTGAACGAGAGCCAGAGCCGAGCCGCAGGACTTCACGATCTCTACACGGCTCTGAGACACCTGACCTCCAAATACCAGCAGATGAGCCTCAGCCAGGAGGAGCTGCTCACGCTCAAAGCAATGGCTCTGGCCAACTCAG ACGCAGAGAATGTGGAGGGTGCCGAGGCCGTGCAGCGCTTCCAGGACGGGCTCCATGAGGCCCTGCAGGACTACGAGAGCAGCCAGCGTCCGTCTGAATCTCACCGCGCCGGACGCCTGCTCATGACGCTCCCGCTGCTGCGTCAGACGGCGCTCAGAGCCGTGCGCTGCTTCAGCCGGCTGCACAGAGACGGACGCGTGCCCATGCACAAACTCTTCCTGGAGATGCTGGACGCCACAATCTAG